The following coding sequences are from one Haliotis asinina isolate JCU_RB_2024 chromosome 3, JCU_Hal_asi_v2, whole genome shotgun sequence window:
- the LOC137277961 gene encoding uncharacterized protein: protein MHVPSVGVNRIHKMALSRSLSGSRYSKIGLIILGVGIIFHITGFSVPDWVEVETAVGKANKGLWKVCGEEVLGCDYLYDQPGWFEGVQVLETVGLVFEVAALFCVGWYMYLGSRTAVFSSAATSLASALSTIIGLIIFWARHDSDEDLNWGFAFEVIGALNCIGAGGLFIYEGKTRTGYVSLR, encoded by the exons ATGCACGTTCCGAGCGTTGGTGttaaccggatacacaaaatgGCGTTGTCACGAAGTTTATCTGGGTCACGGTATTCGAAAATCGGGCTGATTATTTTGGGCGTCGGAATTATATTCCACATAACTGGATTCAGCGTCCCTGACTGGGTGGAAGTGGAGACAGCAGTGGGGAAAGCGAACAAAGGATTATGGAAAGTCTGCGGAGAGGAAGTGTTAGGATGTGATTACCTGTACGATCAGCCGG GATGGTTCGAAGGCGTGCAGGTGCTCGAGACGGTGGGACTGGTGTTTGAGGTAGCTGCCCTGTTCTGTGTGGGGTGGTACATGTACCTGGGTTCAAGAACAGCAGTCTTTTCCAGTGCGGCAACGAGTTTGGCGTCAG CTCTCTCCACAATTATTGGACTCATAATATTTTGGGCGAGGCATGACTCGGATGAAGACCTCAACTGGGGATTTGCTTTCGAAGTGATCGGTGCTCTGAACTGCATTGGTGCTGGCGGCCTATTCATCTATGAGGGTAAAACAAGGACAGGCTACGTCAGCCTCAGATAA